Proteins encoded within one genomic window of Bradyrhizobium sp. 186:
- a CDS encoding HAMP domain-containing methyl-accepting chemotaxis protein, protein MSFLNNLKIVWKVALIVAVMGCAMVAVAGFGTRELSATVDGFADLSAAQSAALNLTRAQRRAETYHAALYAIFTEATEAGNTKRFKVAKENRDGIAKFLEAAEQDDATRAKEIKGIGDQLKAVFAGCDPVLTDGTQASSIEENAKAAERAHKECDPLMDAALARIAQFVTETAQAVSKRKEAINRDARSATWTVIGVSASGLIVGIAIAFFIGLNAMSRPIARLKLAMEGLARNDLKTEVPEKDRRDEIGDMAKTVEVFKTNALEVERLKAAQAEVEQQAAEQRRRDMVNLADGFERAVGEIIETVGSASTELEASSSTLATTAQRAQELTSVVVAASGEATGNVQSVATATEELSSSVNEISRQVQESARMASEAVNQARTTTERVSELSVAATRIGDVVELINTIAGQTNLLALNATIEAARAGEAGRGFAVVASEVKTLAEQTAKATGEISQQISGIQTATQESVSAIRDISATIERLSEVSSTIAAAVEEQGAATQEIARNVQQAAHGTQRVSTNIADVQRGAAETGSASSQVLSTAKMLATDSNRLKDEVGKFLSTVRAA, encoded by the coding sequence ATGAGCTTTTTGAACAATCTGAAAATCGTGTGGAAGGTTGCACTGATCGTGGCCGTGATGGGATGTGCGATGGTCGCCGTCGCCGGCTTCGGCACGCGCGAACTCTCCGCGACCGTCGACGGGTTTGCCGACCTCTCTGCCGCGCAATCGGCGGCACTCAACCTCACGCGCGCCCAGCGTCGGGCCGAGACCTATCATGCGGCGCTCTACGCGATCTTCACCGAGGCGACCGAAGCTGGCAACACCAAGCGCTTCAAGGTCGCGAAGGAAAATCGCGACGGCATCGCCAAGTTTCTGGAAGCAGCCGAGCAGGACGATGCGACGCGGGCGAAGGAGATCAAGGGCATCGGTGATCAGTTGAAGGCTGTTTTCGCCGGCTGCGATCCGGTGCTCACCGACGGTACACAGGCAAGCAGCATCGAAGAGAATGCCAAGGCAGCCGAACGTGCGCACAAGGAGTGCGACCCGCTGATGGATGCTGCCCTGGCGCGCATCGCCCAATTCGTGACCGAGACGGCCCAGGCGGTGTCCAAGCGCAAGGAAGCCATCAATCGCGACGCCAGATCTGCGACCTGGACCGTGATCGGCGTCAGCGCCAGCGGCCTGATCGTCGGCATTGCGATCGCGTTCTTCATCGGCCTCAATGCGATGTCCCGGCCGATCGCCCGGCTCAAGCTCGCCATGGAGGGCCTTGCCCGCAACGATCTCAAGACCGAAGTGCCGGAGAAGGACCGCCGCGACGAGATCGGCGACATGGCCAAGACGGTGGAAGTGTTCAAGACAAACGCGCTCGAAGTGGAGCGGCTCAAGGCGGCGCAGGCGGAAGTCGAGCAGCAGGCCGCCGAGCAGCGCCGGCGCGACATGGTCAATCTTGCCGACGGCTTCGAACGGGCGGTTGGCGAGATCATCGAGACGGTGGGATCCGCATCCACCGAGCTCGAAGCGTCGTCCTCGACGCTGGCAACCACCGCGCAGCGCGCGCAGGAGCTGACCTCGGTCGTCGTGGCCGCTTCGGGTGAAGCCACCGGCAACGTGCAATCGGTCGCGACTGCCACGGAAGAACTGTCCTCCTCGGTCAACGAGATCAGCCGGCAGGTGCAGGAATCGGCGCGGATGGCGAGCGAGGCCGTCAACCAGGCCCGCACCACGACCGAGCGGGTCAGCGAGCTCTCGGTCGCAGCGACGCGGATCGGCGACGTCGTCGAGCTGATCAACACCATTGCCGGCCAGACCAATCTCTTGGCACTCAACGCCACGATCGAGGCGGCGCGCGCCGGCGAAGCCGGACGCGGCTTCGCGGTCGTCGCCTCCGAGGTAAAGACGCTGGCCGAGCAGACCGCGAAGGCGACCGGCGAGATCAGCCAGCAGATTTCCGGCATCCAGACCGCGACCCAGGAGTCGGTGAGCGCCATCCGGGATATCTCCGCGACGATCGAGCGGTTGTCGGAGGTGTCCTCGACCATTGCTGCGGCCGTCGAGGAGCAGGGCGCCGCGACCCAGGAGATTGCCCGCAACGTGCAGCAGGCGGCCCACGGCACCCAGCGGGTCTCCACCAATATCGCCGACGTGCAGCGCGGTGCGGCCGAGACCGGCTCGGCCTCCTCGCAGGTGCTCTCGACCGCGAAGATGCTCGCGACCGACAGCAACCGGCTGAAGGACGAAGTCGGGAAATTCCTCTCGACGGTGCGCGCCGCGTAA
- a CDS encoding outer membrane protein, which produces MKTILLGAAAALLALAAPAAAADMQPRPYTKAPAPTPPQVIYNWTGFYIGGHVGGAFAGDSSFQSSDARFLGGVQGGFDYQFAPNWVVGIEAQYSWLPTNNNGVLFPLGTQVTSNTDQIGSVTGRIGYTWGPTLVYAKGGYAWRNNGLGVNIAGVPQAFTTTGNSKDGYTVGAGLEYMFAPNWSAKAEYQYYNFGSTTFTSGPADIVGVRGREDEHTVKVGVNYRFGWGGPSASRY; this is translated from the coding sequence ATGAAGACGATTTTGCTGGGCGCAGCAGCCGCCCTGCTGGCGCTGGCAGCTCCAGCCGCAGCAGCCGACATGCAGCCGCGCCCCTACACCAAGGCGCCGGCCCCCACACCGCCGCAGGTGATCTATAACTGGACCGGTTTCTACATCGGCGGCCATGTCGGCGGCGCGTTCGCGGGCGACAGCAGCTTCCAGTCGAGCGACGCCCGCTTCCTGGGCGGCGTGCAGGGCGGTTTCGACTACCAGTTCGCGCCCAATTGGGTGGTGGGTATCGAGGCCCAGTATTCCTGGCTGCCGACCAACAACAACGGTGTCCTGTTCCCGTTGGGCACGCAGGTGACGTCCAACACCGACCAGATCGGGTCGGTGACCGGCCGCATCGGCTACACCTGGGGTCCGACGCTGGTCTACGCCAAGGGTGGTTACGCCTGGCGCAATAACGGCCTCGGCGTCAACATCGCCGGCGTGCCGCAAGCCTTCACCACCACCGGCAACAGCAAGGACGGCTACACTGTCGGCGCCGGCCTCGAATACATGTTCGCGCCGAACTGGTCGGCCAAGGCCGAGTACCAGTACTATAATTTCGGCAGCACCACCTTTACCTCCGGCCCGGCCGACATCGTCGGCGTCCGCGGCCGTGAGGACGAACATACCGTCAAGGTCGGTGTGAACTACCGCTTTGGCTGGGGCGGGCCGTCTGCCTCGCGCTACTGA
- a CDS encoding DUF6719 family protein produces the protein MRILASAVVVSCFVALPCSAQTILKSEPLMLAPYEVAFVKDASCPSGKVLKVTGAIRGLHRRKACVALAGEQASLATATP, from the coding sequence ATGCGTATCTTGGCGTCGGCGGTGGTGGTCTCGTGTTTCGTCGCGCTGCCGTGCTCTGCACAGACAATCCTCAAATCCGAGCCTTTGATGCTGGCACCCTATGAGGTTGCCTTCGTCAAGGACGCCTCCTGTCCGTCGGGCAAGGTTCTGAAGGTCACCGGTGCGATCCGCGGGCTGCACCGCCGCAAGGCCTGTGTGGCCTTGGCCGGTGAGCAGGCGTCACTGGCAACCGCCACGCCCTGA